A stretch of the Archangium violaceum genome encodes the following:
- a CDS encoding class I SAM-dependent methyltransferase, with translation MFHPKGPSFVELLQQGLGSVERGYDLLAPKFEYTPFRTPEALVKASLALAGPPGSVESALDVCCGTGAAMRHLRPLCRRRVVGLDVSQGMLDEARRLLAGSPGEAPLELVRGDALDMPWREEFDLVTSFGAFGHILEEDEPRLVEGIHRVLRPGGRFLFITGEEPSRLSPGYWVARAFNAAMRVRNALWSPPFVMYYLTFLLPRARALLEARGFTVEARRDTLPEPYSRYGFTVVIATRR, from the coding sequence ATGTTCCACCCCAAGGGACCGAGTTTCGTGGAGCTCCTCCAGCAAGGCCTCGGCTCGGTGGAGCGGGGGTATGACCTGCTCGCCCCCAAGTTCGAGTACACGCCCTTCCGCACCCCGGAGGCCCTGGTGAAGGCGAGCCTGGCGCTGGCGGGGCCACCGGGGAGCGTGGAGAGCGCGCTGGACGTGTGCTGCGGAACGGGGGCGGCCATGCGCCACCTGCGGCCGCTGTGCCGCCGGCGCGTGGTGGGGCTGGACGTGAGCCAGGGCATGCTGGACGAGGCGCGAAGGCTGCTCGCCGGCTCCCCGGGCGAGGCCCCGTTGGAGCTCGTGCGCGGTGACGCGTTGGACATGCCCTGGCGCGAGGAGTTCGACCTGGTGACGAGCTTCGGCGCCTTCGGCCACATCCTCGAGGAGGACGAGCCGAGGCTGGTGGAGGGCATCCACCGGGTGCTGCGCCCGGGTGGCCGCTTCCTCTTCATCACCGGGGAGGAGCCCTCGCGGCTGAGCCCCGGCTACTGGGTGGCGCGCGCCTTCAACGCGGCCATGAGGGTGCGCAACGCGCTCTGGAGTCCGCCCTTCGTCATGTACTACCTGACCTTCCTGCTGCCGCGCGCCCGGGCGCTGCTGGAGGCCCGGGGCTTCACCGTGGAGGCGCGGCGCGACACCCTTCCCGAGCCATACTCCCGGTACGGCTTCACCGTGGTCATCGCCACCCGGCGCTGA
- a CDS encoding sensor histidine kinase yields MLGPGPTALLDAVHALVLVLDARGCILHLNRHGERLLGYSTREVQGLRMEELAALTPGQETEGTALARLVEGPHPAQHEGPWRTRTGPERLLAWSTSRLASGPAGAEGLLVLTGVEMTEYDRALREQVRFFQTLIDSIPNPIFYKTLDGRYGGCNRAFAEMHGRSPEDIIGKSVWEMAPPELAARYAAKDQELFDRPGIQTYESSVRFGTGEVRDVIFYKATYTDAEGKPAGLVGIVLDITDRKRAEAALQKARDELEERVRARTAELQKLKDAAEAADRTKSEFLNIASHELRTPLTSLHLVLTQARRQLERNEPVSDVTLVSRMERYTGRLTRLAGDLLDASRLERGQLHMRQRPVDLRSLVADVAGDFRQQYPERQVEVELPEGVAWVGADRDRIEQVLANFLDNAMKYTPAQARVAVQLSVWDGTFRVSVSDEGPGIPDEERSLLFQRFHRLSSSVHQPGLGLGLYISREIIERHGGTLGVLGHPPGRPGVTFFFELPRSR; encoded by the coding sequence ATGCTCGGACCCGGTCCCACCGCGCTCCTCGATGCCGTTCACGCGCTCGTCCTGGTGCTCGATGCCCGGGGGTGCATCCTCCACCTCAACCGTCATGGGGAGCGGCTGCTCGGCTACTCCACCCGCGAGGTCCAGGGGCTGCGCATGGAGGAGCTCGCCGCGCTGACCCCCGGGCAGGAGACGGAGGGCACCGCCCTCGCGCGGCTCGTCGAGGGGCCCCACCCCGCGCAACACGAGGGCCCCTGGCGCACCCGCACCGGCCCCGAGCGGCTGCTCGCGTGGAGTACCTCCCGGCTCGCCTCCGGCCCGGCCGGCGCCGAGGGCCTGCTCGTCCTCACCGGCGTGGAGATGACGGAGTACGACCGGGCCCTGCGCGAGCAGGTCCGGTTCTTCCAGACGCTCATCGACAGCATCCCCAACCCCATCTTCTACAAGACGCTGGACGGCCGGTACGGCGGCTGCAACCGCGCCTTCGCGGAGATGCATGGCAGATCGCCCGAGGACATCATCGGCAAGTCCGTCTGGGAGATGGCCCCGCCCGAGCTCGCCGCGCGCTACGCCGCCAAGGACCAGGAGCTCTTCGACCGCCCCGGCATCCAGACGTACGAGTCCTCCGTGCGCTTCGGCACGGGCGAGGTGCGCGACGTCATCTTCTACAAGGCCACCTACACCGACGCGGAGGGGAAGCCCGCGGGCCTGGTGGGCATCGTCCTGGACATCACCGACCGCAAGCGCGCCGAGGCCGCCCTGCAGAAGGCCCGCGACGAGCTGGAGGAGCGCGTGCGCGCGCGCACCGCCGAGCTGCAGAAGCTCAAGGACGCCGCCGAGGCCGCCGACCGCACCAAGAGCGAGTTCCTCAACATCGCCTCGCACGAGCTGCGCACGCCCCTCACCTCGCTGCACCTGGTGCTCACCCAGGCCCGGCGCCAGCTCGAGCGCAACGAGCCCGTCTCCGACGTCACCCTCGTCTCGCGTATGGAGCGCTACACCGGCCGCCTCACCCGGCTGGCGGGAGATCTGCTCGACGCCTCGCGGCTGGAGCGCGGCCAGCTCCACATGCGCCAGAGGCCCGTGGACCTGCGCTCCCTGGTGGCCGACGTGGCCGGCGACTTCCGCCAGCAGTACCCCGAGCGCCAGGTGGAGGTGGAGCTGCCCGAGGGCGTCGCCTGGGTGGGCGCGGACCGGGACCGGATAGAGCAGGTGCTCGCCAACTTCCTCGACAACGCGATGAAGTACACCCCGGCCCAGGCCCGCGTGGCCGTCCAGCTCTCCGTCTGGGACGGCACCTTCCGCGTCTCCGTCTCCGACGAGGGCCCGGGCATCCCCGACGAGGAGCGCTCCCTCCTCTTCCAGCGCTTCCACCGCCTCTCCTCCTCCGTCCACCAGCCGGGGCTGGGCCTGGGCCTCTACATCTCGCGCGAAATCATCGAGCGCCATGGCGGCACGCTCGGCGTGCTCGGCCACCCCCCCGGCCGCCCCGGCGTCACCTTCTTCTTCGAGCTGCCCCGCTCCCGCTGA
- a CDS encoding M16 family metallopeptidase: MKALITAAVLALGLPAFAQQQEAKPLGPGREALAIPHEKYKLPNGLEVILARDPKLPVVAVNVWYHVGAYNEQPGRTGFAHLFEHMMFQGSKHVPDDVHIAMLEQLGANDLNGTTNFDRTNYFETVPSNHLATALWLESDRMGFLLDALDEKKLRTQQEVVKNERRQGYETRPYGLAQEKLWKALFPAPHPYHGKVIGSMEDLNAATMEDVKAFFRTWYAPSNATLAVVGDFDPKEARALIEKYFSTLPSGPKPEKPQVAPVKISGEKVIRHDEKVGTLPMVVMSWLTPPYLTEGDATADVLANALGTGKSSRLYKRLVQDKELAQSVSAHQQSLGAQSVFTLEAVARPGVTSDALAKELDAVLEEVRREGITQQELNRARTRFETQMLAGLQSVGGFGGKADVLQSYNHYTGDPGFLDEDLERYDAVTPEKVRAFAREYLRPDARVVLHAVPSQNDSAPAAKETH; the protein is encoded by the coding sequence ATGAAAGCGCTCATCACCGCCGCCGTCCTCGCCCTCGGCCTTCCGGCCTTCGCCCAGCAGCAGGAGGCGAAGCCGTTGGGGCCGGGGCGCGAGGCACTGGCCATTCCCCACGAGAAGTACAAGCTGCCCAACGGGCTGGAGGTCATCCTCGCCCGGGACCCCAAGCTGCCCGTGGTGGCCGTCAACGTCTGGTACCACGTGGGGGCCTACAACGAGCAGCCGGGCCGCACGGGCTTCGCGCACCTCTTCGAGCACATGATGTTCCAGGGCTCCAAGCACGTACCGGACGACGTGCACATCGCGATGCTCGAGCAGCTGGGCGCCAATGACCTGAATGGCACCACGAACTTCGACCGGACCAACTACTTCGAGACGGTGCCCAGCAACCACCTGGCCACGGCGCTGTGGCTGGAGAGCGACCGCATGGGCTTCCTGCTGGACGCGCTCGACGAGAAGAAGCTGCGCACCCAGCAGGAGGTGGTGAAGAACGAGCGCCGCCAGGGCTACGAGACGCGCCCCTACGGCCTGGCGCAGGAGAAGTTGTGGAAGGCGCTCTTCCCGGCGCCGCACCCGTACCACGGCAAGGTGATTGGCTCCATGGAGGACCTGAACGCGGCCACGATGGAGGACGTGAAGGCCTTCTTCCGCACGTGGTACGCGCCCTCCAACGCGACGCTGGCGGTGGTGGGGGACTTCGACCCGAAGGAGGCCCGCGCCCTCATCGAGAAGTACTTCAGCACGCTGCCGAGCGGCCCGAAGCCCGAGAAGCCCCAGGTGGCCCCGGTGAAGATCTCCGGCGAGAAGGTCATCCGCCACGACGAGAAGGTGGGCACCCTGCCCATGGTGGTGATGTCCTGGCTCACCCCGCCGTACCTCACCGAGGGAGACGCCACGGCGGACGTGCTGGCCAACGCGCTGGGCACCGGCAAGTCCAGCCGCCTCTACAAGCGCCTGGTGCAGGACAAGGAGCTGGCCCAGAGCGTGAGCGCCCACCAGCAGAGCCTCGGCGCCCAGTCCGTCTTCACCCTGGAGGCCGTGGCCCGGCCCGGCGTCACCAGCGACGCGCTCGCCAAGGAGCTCGACGCGGTGCTGGAGGAGGTGCGCCGCGAGGGCATCACGCAGCAGGAGCTCAACCGGGCGCGCACGCGCTTCGAGACGCAGATGCTGGCGGGGCTGCAGTCGGTGGGCGGCTTCGGCGGCAAGGCGGACGTGCTGCAGAGCTACAACCACTACACGGGAGACCCGGGCTTCCTCGACGAGGACCTCGAGCGCTACGACGCGGTGACGCCGGAGAAGGTGCGGGCCTTCGCCCGTGAGTACCTGAGGCCCGACGCCCGCGTGGTGCTGCACGCCGTGCCCTCGCAGAACGACTCCGCCCCCGCCGCGAAGGAGACCCACTGA
- a CDS encoding trypsin-like peptidase domain-containing protein yields MRTVLSSAVAVVLVMGSLAGCRQGSRHQEPASAVSVPRPPQGAVMRPRFVTAEGEFAAGTAFVVRLDDGRLVGLTAYHLFGPAGGLEREVAAAELGRFVRGVWLDALTSSEQTREAGPMWVLPGAHATTDAADLSGDVAAFLVPESLAPRALKLARARPQPGERVWLFAEVLEGRTQHQLLHEARVDSSTATRLNYHFADPTLSLRATSGAPVLNARGEVVGINLGGGNDGEDSLWGAANPTESVRAQLARALPTASSGTAR; encoded by the coding sequence ATGCGAACCGTCCTGTCGTCCGCCGTCGCCGTCGTGTTGGTCATGGGCTCCCTCGCCGGCTGCCGGCAGGGCTCGCGTCACCAGGAGCCCGCGAGCGCCGTGTCGGTGCCCCGGCCTCCCCAGGGAGCCGTCATGCGTCCCCGCTTCGTCACGGCGGAAGGCGAGTTCGCCGCCGGGACGGCCTTCGTCGTCCGCCTGGACGACGGGCGTCTGGTGGGGCTCACGGCGTACCACCTGTTCGGCCCCGCGGGCGGTCTGGAGCGCGAGGTGGCGGCGGCGGAGCTGGGTCGCTTCGTGCGTGGCGTCTGGCTCGACGCGCTGACGTCCTCGGAGCAGACGCGGGAGGCCGGTCCCATGTGGGTTCTCCCTGGTGCCCACGCCACCACGGATGCGGCCGACCTGTCCGGTGACGTGGCGGCCTTCCTCGTCCCCGAGTCGCTCGCTCCTCGTGCGCTGAAGCTCGCCAGGGCGCGTCCCCAGCCAGGCGAGCGCGTGTGGTTGTTCGCCGAGGTGCTCGAGGGCCGTACCCAGCATCAGTTGCTGCACGAGGCGCGCGTGGACTCCTCCACGGCTACCCGGCTCAACTACCACTTCGCGGACCCCACCCTGTCTCTGCGCGCCACGAGCGGGGCGCCCGTGCTCAATGCCCGCGGCGAGGTGGTGGGGATCAACCTCGGCGGTGGCAACGACGGCGAGGACTCCCTCTGGGGCGCCGCCAATCCCACCGAGAGCGTTCGCGCCCAGCTCGCCCGGGCGTTGCCCACGGCTTCTTCGGGGACGGCACGGTAG
- a CDS encoding sensor histidine kinase has protein sequence MPTRVLSRGDLQRRKTALVFAATILLTYPMDLLILRQTSHLPTLLTRVAWTVELLLYLGVWERMDEQRARLLMYINSGINSVFFLLLVYFTGGSESPYLDMVPTLPLLMALVHTRDARPVLINGIVCAVGVTAVLLLTNGHVANALVWISIVGVATFFGVYGSEQLRKVQAAENEARLERARRESLEKLALAESHRMQSEKLATVGRLAASVIHEINNPLAFVRSNLEFLRTEVLAHPLPEESKEELREVFDETRTGVERIRQIVLDLRGFSRMDADEPCECALADVVADAARLAAVRLKNVAKLKVEVPTELPEVFATRRRLAQVILNLLVNAGDALEEAKVQKGEVRVRGEVGEGKVTLLVEDNGPGFPPETLPRLFEAFYTTKGPEKGTGLGLSISRELVERFGGTLSAENRPEGGARLKLELPVHDPNTNTPLPLGEGRGEGI, from the coding sequence GTGCCAACCCGGGTCCTGAGCAGGGGGGACCTCCAGCGGCGCAAGACGGCGCTGGTGTTCGCCGCGACCATCCTGCTGACGTACCCGATGGATCTGCTCATCCTGCGGCAGACCAGCCACCTGCCGACCCTGCTGACCCGGGTGGCGTGGACGGTGGAGTTGCTGCTCTACCTCGGGGTGTGGGAGCGGATGGACGAGCAGCGGGCGCGGCTGCTCATGTACATCAACAGCGGCATCAACAGCGTCTTCTTCCTGCTGCTCGTCTACTTCACCGGAGGAAGCGAGAGCCCGTACCTGGACATGGTGCCCACGCTGCCGTTGTTGATGGCCCTGGTGCACACGCGAGACGCGAGGCCGGTGTTGATCAACGGCATCGTCTGCGCGGTGGGCGTCACGGCGGTGCTGCTGCTGACGAACGGGCACGTGGCGAACGCGCTGGTGTGGATCAGCATCGTGGGGGTGGCGACGTTCTTCGGGGTGTACGGCTCGGAGCAGCTGCGCAAGGTGCAGGCCGCGGAGAACGAGGCGCGGCTGGAGCGCGCCCGCCGCGAGTCACTGGAGAAGCTGGCGCTGGCGGAGAGCCACCGGATGCAGTCGGAGAAACTGGCCACGGTGGGGAGGCTGGCGGCCAGCGTCATCCATGAAATCAACAACCCGCTGGCCTTCGTGCGCTCCAACCTGGAGTTCCTGAGGACGGAGGTGCTGGCGCATCCCCTGCCGGAGGAGTCGAAGGAGGAGCTGCGGGAGGTGTTCGACGAGACGCGCACGGGAGTGGAGCGGATCCGGCAGATCGTGCTGGACCTGAGGGGCTTCTCACGGATGGACGCGGACGAGCCGTGCGAGTGCGCGCTGGCGGACGTGGTGGCGGACGCGGCGAGGCTGGCGGCGGTGCGGCTGAAGAACGTGGCGAAGCTGAAGGTGGAGGTGCCGACGGAGCTGCCGGAGGTGTTCGCGACGAGGCGCAGACTGGCGCAGGTCATCCTCAACCTGCTGGTGAACGCGGGGGACGCGCTGGAGGAGGCGAAGGTGCAGAAGGGCGAGGTGAGGGTGAGAGGGGAGGTGGGGGAGGGGAAGGTGACGCTGCTGGTGGAGGACAACGGCCCGGGCTTCCCGCCGGAGACGCTGCCGAGGCTGTTCGAGGCCTTCTACACGACGAAGGGGCCGGAGAAGGGGACGGGGCTGGGGCTGTCCATCTCACGAGAGCTGGTGGAGCGCTTCGGAGGGACGCTGAGCGCGGAGAACCGGCCGGAGGGAGGAGCGAGGCTGAAGCTCGAGCTGCCGGTGCATGACCCAAACACAAACACCCCTCTCCCCCTGGGAGAGGGACGGGGTGAGGGTATCTGA
- the rpmH gene encoding 50S ribosomal protein L34, with the protein MSKRTYQPSKIKRNRTHGFRKRNSTRAGQDVLSRRRAKGRKRLVVSAYKK; encoded by the coding sequence GTGTCCAAGCGCACCTACCAGCCCTCGAAGATCAAGCGCAACCGCACCCACGGGTTCCGCAAGCGCAACTCCACCCGCGCGGGCCAGGACGTCCTCAGCCGCCGCCGCGCCAAGGGCCGCAAGCGCCTGGTGGTCTCCGCTTACAAGAAGTAG
- the rnpA gene encoding ribonuclease P protein component, with product MKAEGQAPPRDERFPKALRLLRRREFLEVQENGQKIPSDCLLGLARPNGRPYSRVGLTVSTKVGNAVVRARLRRLLRELFRKRRQQWPSGVDVVLVVRQSAKDASFPEMSRAFDGVTRKLQRLFPSGPRESAR from the coding sequence GTGAAGGCCGAGGGCCAGGCGCCACCTCGCGACGAGCGCTTTCCCAAGGCCCTGCGCCTGCTCCGGCGGCGCGAGTTCCTCGAGGTCCAGGAGAACGGTCAGAAGATTCCCTCCGACTGTCTCCTGGGGCTCGCCAGGCCCAACGGACGGCCCTACAGCCGCGTGGGCCTCACCGTCTCCACCAAGGTGGGCAATGCCGTGGTGCGTGCCCGCCTGCGTCGGCTCCTGCGAGAGCTCTTCCGCAAGCGCCGCCAGCAATGGCCTTCCGGTGTGGACGTAGTCCTGGTCGTGCGTCAGTCCGCCAAGGACGCATCCTTCCCGGAAATGTCGCGCGCCTTCGATGGAGTCACCCGCAAGCTGCAGAGGTTGTTTCCGTCAGGCCCCCGGGAGTCCGCCCGATGA
- the yidD gene encoding membrane protein insertion efficiency factor YidD yields the protein MSPLAYLLALPIRFYKRWLSPLLPPACRFHPTCSVYALEALKKHGALRGVRLIVWRLLRCQPFHPGGFDPVP from the coding sequence ATGAGCCCGCTCGCCTACCTGCTCGCGCTCCCCATCCGTTTCTACAAGCGGTGGCTGTCGCCGTTGCTGCCCCCGGCCTGCCGCTTCCACCCCACCTGCTCCGTGTACGCCCTGGAGGCGCTGAAGAAGCATGGTGCCCTCCGCGGTGTGCGCCTCATCGTCTGGCGCCTGCTGCGCTGCCAGCCCTTCCACCCCGGCGGCTTCGACCCCGTTCCCTGA
- the yidC gene encoding membrane protein insertase YidC: protein MNDLDPLSPNSADSQRRLLVALALAMGLTFAYTFLLSKNAPPPEAGVADAGQMVAATDAGTPAPTAGGDTGTAGTPPPAGTGTEGAVADAAPPPPVRTLNFERQWAHYTFSTQGAGLTSAVLQGEKMREQQQVSIAEGYKLLFGGKVPPPPQMNLAQPVQGQALPLAISITGPQPLPADARYAVAETDASQGATTFTTRQGPWEVTKSIQWPKEGFELLYTLEVKNVSGQPVTGELQVHYNRAISPDSEHAPSFFGGVGNLSYASCHVGEEKHKLAPDQGQPEPEELRGPVHFFGIDQQYFLSALYPLEGAQQGRCELVATPEARGVVASFPLTAAAGQTVTYRFGGYLGPKDPDLLGAVPGPAVREAAGLTASAYAPQLTETIDYGMWAVIAKLLVTIMKFFHGLVGNWGVAVILLTVLVKTLLLPLTHRSMVSMEAMKKLQPRVDEIRKKYADDRERQNLEMMKVYQENKVNPLGGCLPMLIQMPVWIALFTALRNSYEIYQEPFFGPVWRDLTYKDPTYLLPLALGVSMIITQKLQPQMGDPAQAKIMTWFVPILFTATLLNYPAGLALYIFTNNILSIAQQYGLRKWLEKRGGGSGGLPAGTATATAGGKRK from the coding sequence ATGAACGATCTGGATCCGCTCTCGCCCAACTCGGCTGACTCCCAACGGCGACTGCTGGTGGCACTCGCGCTCGCGATGGGCCTCACCTTCGCCTACACCTTCCTCCTCTCGAAAAACGCGCCACCGCCCGAGGCCGGAGTCGCGGACGCCGGGCAGATGGTCGCCGCCACCGACGCGGGCACACCCGCTCCCACCGCCGGTGGGGACACGGGGACGGCGGGGACGCCGCCGCCCGCCGGGACGGGCACCGAGGGGGCCGTGGCCGACGCCGCGCCGCCTCCGCCCGTGCGCACGCTGAACTTCGAGCGTCAGTGGGCGCACTACACCTTCTCCACCCAGGGCGCGGGCCTCACCTCGGCGGTGCTCCAGGGCGAGAAGATGCGCGAGCAGCAGCAGGTCTCCATCGCCGAGGGCTACAAGCTGCTCTTCGGGGGCAAGGTGCCGCCGCCGCCTCAGATGAACCTGGCGCAGCCGGTGCAGGGCCAGGCGCTGCCGCTGGCCATCTCCATCACGGGCCCCCAGCCCCTGCCGGCCGACGCGCGCTACGCGGTGGCCGAGACGGACGCGAGCCAGGGCGCCACCACCTTCACCACGCGCCAGGGGCCGTGGGAGGTGACCAAGAGCATCCAGTGGCCGAAGGAGGGCTTCGAGCTCCTCTACACCCTCGAGGTGAAGAACGTCTCGGGGCAGCCGGTCACCGGTGAGCTGCAGGTGCACTACAACCGCGCCATCAGCCCGGACAGCGAGCACGCCCCGTCCTTCTTCGGCGGCGTGGGCAACCTCAGCTACGCCTCGTGCCACGTGGGCGAGGAGAAGCACAAGCTGGCGCCGGATCAGGGTCAGCCGGAGCCGGAGGAGCTGCGCGGCCCGGTGCACTTCTTCGGCATCGACCAGCAGTACTTCCTCTCCGCGCTCTACCCGCTCGAGGGCGCGCAGCAGGGCCGCTGCGAGCTCGTGGCCACCCCCGAGGCGCGCGGCGTCGTCGCCAGCTTCCCGCTCACCGCCGCCGCCGGCCAGACGGTGACGTACCGCTTCGGCGGCTACCTGGGGCCGAAGGATCCGGACCTGCTCGGCGCCGTGCCCGGCCCGGCCGTGCGCGAGGCCGCCGGCCTCACCGCCTCCGCCTACGCCCCTCAGCTCACGGAGACGATCGACTACGGCATGTGGGCGGTCATCGCCAAGCTGCTGGTCACCATCATGAAGTTCTTCCACGGCCTGGTGGGCAACTGGGGCGTGGCCGTCATCCTGCTCACCGTGTTGGTGAAGACGCTCCTCTTGCCCCTCACCCACCGCTCCATGGTCAGCATGGAGGCCATGAAGAAGCTCCAGCCGCGCGTGGATGAGATTCGCAAGAAGTACGCGGACGACCGCGAGCGGCAGAACCTGGAGATGATGAAGGTCTACCAGGAGAACAAGGTGAATCCGCTCGGTGGCTGTCTGCCGATGCTCATCCAGATGCCCGTGTGGATCGCCCTCTTCACCGCCCTGCGCAACAGCTACGAAATCTACCAGGAGCCCTTCTTCGGTCCGGTGTGGCGCGACCTCACCTACAAGGATCCGACCTACCTGCTGCCGCTCGCGCTGGGCGTCAGCATGATCATCACCCAGAAGCTCCAGCCGCAGATGGGAGACCCGGCCCAGGCGAAGATCATGACCTGGTTCGTCCCCATCCTCTTCACCGCCACGCTGCTCAACTACCCGGCCGGTCTGGCGCTCTACATCTTCACCAACAACATCCTCTCCATCGCGCAGCAGTACGGCCTGAGGAAGTGGCTGGAGAAGCGCGGCGGCGGAAGCGGCGGACTGCCGGCGGGCACGGCCACGGCCACGGCGGGAGGCAAGCGCAAGTGA
- the dnaA gene encoding chromosomal replication initiator protein DnaA has product MNALAQTLPPPPSAEILWERMLDCLKQDKRDYALGWIGKMQPLEVRGDTLVLAVPDRFYQDWVDDHYRGLLESTLARVTDTPARLGYEVVPGLAPPPELKLAPEVKSAGTRPPRLNARFTFQSFVVADSNQLAAAAAHAVAESPGRAYNPLYIYGGTGLGKTHLLHAIGNKIWERDQTQRVVYLSSEQFTNEYIESVREQRMPEFRRKFREECDVLMIDDVQFLGRKEETQREFFHTFNTLHEQGKAIILTSDMVPAEVPGLEERLRSRFSMGLITDIQEPSFETRVAILQKKAVMEGLDLPDEVAHFIARSFQKNVRELEGALVKVSAIHSLSRHPVTVDFASHVLKDVLPTRQVVDVESIQKEVARYYKVPVEALKEDRRHKALAHARQVAMYLSRKLTKGSFPEIAARFSKDHSTVISAVRKVEKLRETDAAVKRELDELEARLTGE; this is encoded by the coding sequence GTGAACGCGCTCGCCCAAACCCTGCCCCCACCGCCAAGTGCCGAGATTCTCTGGGAAAGGATGCTGGACTGCCTGAAGCAGGACAAGCGGGACTACGCGCTCGGGTGGATCGGAAAGATGCAGCCCCTGGAGGTGCGCGGGGACACGCTGGTGCTGGCGGTGCCGGACCGGTTCTACCAGGACTGGGTGGATGACCATTACCGGGGGCTGCTCGAGTCGACGCTGGCGCGGGTGACGGACACGCCCGCCCGGCTGGGCTACGAGGTGGTGCCGGGCCTGGCGCCTCCGCCGGAGCTCAAACTCGCACCGGAGGTCAAGTCCGCGGGGACCCGGCCGCCCCGGCTCAACGCCCGCTTCACCTTCCAGAGCTTCGTGGTGGCCGACAGCAACCAGCTCGCCGCGGCGGCCGCGCACGCGGTGGCCGAGAGCCCGGGCCGGGCCTACAACCCGCTCTACATCTATGGTGGGACGGGGCTGGGCAAGACGCACCTGCTGCACGCCATCGGCAATAAAATCTGGGAGAGGGATCAGACGCAGCGGGTGGTGTACCTGTCGAGCGAGCAGTTCACCAACGAGTACATCGAGAGCGTGCGCGAGCAGCGGATGCCGGAGTTCCGCCGGAAGTTCCGCGAAGAGTGCGACGTGCTGATGATCGACGACGTGCAGTTCCTGGGACGCAAGGAAGAGACGCAGCGGGAGTTCTTCCACACGTTCAACACACTGCACGAGCAGGGCAAGGCCATCATCCTCACGAGCGACATGGTGCCGGCGGAGGTGCCCGGGCTGGAGGAGCGGCTGCGCAGCCGCTTCAGCATGGGGCTCATCACGGACATCCAGGAGCCGAGCTTCGAGACGCGGGTGGCCATCCTCCAGAAGAAGGCGGTGATGGAGGGGTTGGATCTGCCGGACGAGGTGGCGCACTTCATCGCCCGGAGCTTCCAGAAGAACGTGCGGGAGCTGGAGGGGGCGCTGGTGAAGGTGAGCGCCATCCACTCGCTGTCGAGGCACCCGGTGACGGTGGACTTCGCCTCGCACGTGCTCAAGGACGTGCTGCCGACGCGGCAGGTCGTGGACGTGGAGAGCATCCAGAAGGAAGTGGCCCGCTACTACAAGGTGCCGGTGGAGGCGTTGAAGGAGGACCGGCGGCACAAGGCGCTGGCGCACGCGCGGCAGGTGGCGATGTACCTGAGCCGCAAGCTGACGAAGGGCTCGTTCCCGGAGATCGCCGCGAGGTTCAGCAAGGACCACTCGACGGTGATCTCGGCGGTGCGCAAGGTGGAGAAGCTGCGGGAGACGGACGCGGCGGTGAAGCGCGAGCTGGACGAGCTGGAAGCAAGGCTGACGGGAGAGTGA
- a CDS encoding NAD(P)-dependent oxidoreductase, whose amino-acid sequence MRLTVFGATGRVGHTLVHDAVAQGHEVTAYVRDPQRLGVKHGRLFVKKGSLEDGTAVAEAVRGSEVVVSAIGARDATHAVTVVTQATRSIVAAMKAEGVQRLVTVGAAGLLPHPAGGLTGEHGLPPFLRYAFEDHRGALQVLQESGLDWVVVCPPVMPSGVKTGKYRTAVEALPTGGRQVYPEDVADFTLKVATSNELHRVRVGIVGD is encoded by the coding sequence ATGCGGTTGACGGTCTTCGGAGCGACGGGTCGGGTCGGGCACACGCTGGTGCACGATGCGGTGGCGCAGGGGCACGAGGTGACGGCCTATGTGAGGGACCCGCAGCGGCTGGGAGTGAAGCATGGGCGGCTGTTCGTGAAGAAGGGCAGCCTGGAGGACGGCACCGCCGTGGCCGAGGCGGTGCGCGGCTCGGAGGTCGTGGTGAGCGCCATCGGGGCGCGCGACGCGACGCACGCGGTGACGGTGGTGACGCAGGCCACCCGGTCCATCGTGGCGGCGATGAAGGCCGAGGGTGTCCAGCGGCTCGTGACGGTGGGCGCGGCGGGACTGCTGCCCCACCCGGCGGGTGGCCTCACTGGAGAGCACGGCCTGCCGCCCTTCCTGCGTTACGCCTTCGAGGATCACCGCGGCGCCCTGCAGGTGCTCCAGGAGAGCGGACTGGACTGGGTGGTGGTGTGCCCGCCCGTCATGCCCAGCGGCGTGAAGACGGGCAAGTACCGCACCGCCGTGGAGGCGCTGCCCACGGGCGGCCGTCAGGTGTACCCCGAGGACGTGGCGGACTTCACCCTCAAGGTGGCCACCAGCAACGAGCTCCACCGCGTGCGCGTGGGCATCGTCGGAGACTGA